In Halorubellus sp. JP-L1, one DNA window encodes the following:
- a CDS encoding NusA-like transcription termination signal-binding factor: MARTLSDEARRVLALFEDVTGATGLDCVVYEDRVVVLVARGDMGEAIGPGGEHVAEFEERLGTAAKLVETADSAADFVANALAPAAVYNVTISENGDTVAYVEVDEADTGVAIGADGRNIEAARDLSRRHVDVDDIELT, translated from the coding sequence ATGGCGCGGACGCTGTCGGACGAGGCGCGTCGCGTCCTCGCGCTGTTCGAGGACGTCACGGGAGCGACCGGGCTCGATTGCGTGGTGTACGAGGACCGCGTGGTGGTCCTGGTCGCTCGCGGCGACATGGGGGAGGCGATCGGGCCGGGTGGCGAGCACGTCGCGGAGTTCGAGGAGCGCCTCGGGACGGCGGCGAAGCTCGTCGAGACGGCCGATTCGGCGGCGGACTTCGTCGCGAACGCGCTCGCGCCGGCGGCGGTGTACAACGTCACGATCAGCGAGAACGGCGATACGGTGGCGTACGTGGAGGTCGACGAGGCCGACACGGGCGTCGCCATCGGCGCGGACGGCCGGAACATCGAGGCGGCGCGGGACCTGTCGCGTCGGCACGTCGACGTCGACGACATCGAGTTGACGTAG
- the rpoA2 gene encoding DNA-directed RNA polymerase subunit A'': protein MTDYDVSADVEAVVEDAEVPEELREDVYRVVDERNASVEAADDIAKAVANRWRETRVEPLDPVGTVSAQSIGEPGTQLTMNTFHYAGVAEIDVTQGLPRLIELVDARKTPDTPMMTIHLEDEYAASRERAHEVVWQLEATKILALGDVSTNVADMNVSVDLNPETLDERWPTVADTGEVAAEIAEIIEDSLGVTTIQKGTNVQFGPEEPSYRDLLQLVEELREITFKGIEEISRVVIRKEDVEDEDRDVDEEFVLYTEGSSFGDALEIEGVDASRSTCNNIHEIHRTLGIEAARETIIEETNDTLAEQGLDDVNVRHLMLVADMMTNRGEIESIGRHGISGSKESVLARAAFEVTVNHLLDAAIHGEVDDLNGVTENVIVGKPIKLGTGDVDLRMGSLPKSSEQAD, encoded by the coding sequence ATGACTGACTACGACGTCTCCGCGGACGTCGAGGCGGTCGTCGAGGACGCCGAAGTCCCCGAAGAGCTCCGGGAGGACGTCTACCGCGTGGTCGACGAGCGGAACGCGAGCGTGGAGGCGGCCGACGACATCGCGAAGGCGGTCGCGAACCGGTGGCGGGAGACGCGCGTCGAACCGCTCGATCCCGTCGGGACGGTGAGCGCGCAGTCGATCGGGGAACCCGGGACGCAGCTGACGATGAACACGTTCCACTACGCGGGCGTCGCGGAGATCGACGTCACGCAGGGACTGCCGCGTCTCATCGAGCTCGTGGACGCGCGGAAGACGCCGGACACGCCGATGATGACGATCCACCTCGAGGACGAGTACGCGGCGAGTCGCGAGCGCGCGCACGAGGTCGTCTGGCAGCTGGAGGCGACGAAGATCCTCGCGCTCGGTGACGTGTCGACGAACGTCGCGGACATGAACGTCTCCGTCGACCTGAACCCGGAGACGCTCGACGAGCGCTGGCCGACCGTGGCGGACACGGGCGAGGTCGCCGCGGAGATCGCGGAGATAATCGAGGACTCGCTGGGCGTGACGACGATCCAGAAGGGGACGAACGTCCAGTTCGGCCCGGAGGAGCCGAGTTACCGCGACCTCCTGCAGCTCGTCGAGGAGCTCCGCGAGATCACGTTCAAGGGCATCGAGGAGATCTCGCGGGTCGTCATCCGGAAGGAGGACGTGGAGGACGAGGACCGCGACGTCGACGAGGAGTTCGTGCTGTACACGGAGGGGTCGTCGTTCGGCGACGCCTTAGAGATCGAGGGCGTGGACGCGTCCCGGTCGACGTGTAACAACATCCACGAGATCCATCGGACGCTCGGCATCGAGGCGGCTCGGGAGACGATCATCGAGGAGACGAACGACACGCTCGCCGAGCAGGGCCTGGACGACGTGAACGTCCGGCACCTGATGCTGGTCGCGGACATGATGACGAACCGCGGCGAGATCGAGTCGATCGGTCGGCACGGCATCAGTGGCTCGAAGGAGTCGGTGCTGGCGCGGGCGGCGTTCGAGGTCACGGTCAATCACTTGCTGGACGCCGCCATCCACGGCGAGGTCGACGACCTGAACGGCGTGACGGAGAACGTCATCGTCGGGAAGCCGATCAAGCTCGGGACGGGTGACGTCGACCTCCGGATGGGGTCGCTGCCGAAGTCGTCCGAGCAAGCTGACTGA
- a CDS encoding DNA-directed RNA polymerase subunit A' produces MSTGQSPKEIGEISFGLMDPEEYREMSATKVITADTYDDDGFPIDMGLMDPRLGVIDPGLECKTCGKHSGSCNGHFGHIELAAPVIHVGFTKLIRRLLRGTCRECARLCLTEDEREDFERDLNNARKLGNDLNDVTKAAIRQARKKDRCPFCGEEQYDIQHEKPTTYYEVQQVLTSEYSQRIASAMQGDEEAGVEPMGREELAEATEIDLSRVNEILSGEFRPRESDRKAIEKTLDVDLTEEDMNKLMPSDIRDWFEDIPGEDLEVLGINPERSRPEWMILTVLPVPPVTARPSITLDNGQRSEDDLTHKLVDIIRINQRFMENREAGAPQLIIEDLWELLQYHVTTFMDNEISGTPPARHRSGRPLKTLSQRLKGKEGRFRGSLSGKRVNFSARTVISPDPTLSLNEVGVPDRVAKEMTQTMNVTERNLADARRYVSNGPEGHPGANYVKRPDGRRLKVTEKNCEELSEKVEAGWEVNRHLVDGDIVVFNRQPSLHRMSIMAHEVVVMPYKTFRLNTVVCPPYNADFDGDEMNMHALQNEEARAEARVLMRVQEQILSPRFGENIIGAIQDHISGTYLLTNQNPQFNETQALDLLRATRIDELPAPSGHDETDEPYWTGRDIFSELLPDDLNLEFRGTVGDDVVVEDGVLVEGTIAEDEVGEFGGQIVDTIVKVYGTTRARIFINEVAALAMRSIMHFGFSIGIDDETIPGEAQERIDETIDEAYDRTEELIETYEAGELESLPGRTVDETLEMKIMQTLGKARDNAGDIAEEHFDEDNPAVVMANSGARGSMLNLTQMAGAVGQQAVRGNRINRGYEDRTLSHYKKDDLSADAHGFVENSYTGGLTPREFFFHAMGGREGLVDTAVRTSKSGYLQRRLINALSELETQYDGTVRDTSDTIVQFEFGEDSTSPVQVAHDADNGVDVDQIADRILDNEFADDRSKAEFLGDEARPTNLSEHADARRNPDLLTEVESDD; encoded by the coding sequence ATGTCCACAGGACAATCACCCAAGGAGATAGGGGAGATCAGCTTCGGGCTGATGGACCCCGAGGAGTACCGCGAGATGAGCGCCACGAAGGTCATCACGGCCGACACGTACGACGACGACGGGTTCCCAATCGACATGGGCCTCATGGACCCGCGTCTGGGCGTGATCGACCCTGGTCTGGAGTGCAAGACCTGCGGGAAGCACAGTGGGTCGTGTAACGGGCACTTCGGGCACATCGAGCTGGCGGCGCCCGTCATCCACGTCGGGTTCACGAAACTCATCCGACGACTGCTTCGCGGGACGTGCCGCGAGTGCGCGCGTCTCTGTCTTACCGAGGACGAGCGCGAGGACTTCGAGCGCGACCTGAACAACGCACGGAAGCTCGGGAACGACCTGAACGACGTGACGAAGGCCGCGATTCGGCAGGCTCGCAAGAAGGACCGGTGTCCGTTCTGCGGCGAGGAGCAGTACGACATCCAGCACGAGAAGCCGACGACGTACTACGAGGTCCAGCAGGTCCTGACGTCGGAGTACTCCCAGCGGATCGCGAGCGCGATGCAGGGCGACGAGGAGGCGGGCGTGGAGCCGATGGGTCGCGAGGAGCTCGCGGAGGCGACGGAGATCGACCTGTCGCGCGTGAACGAGATCCTCTCCGGGGAGTTCCGGCCGCGGGAGTCCGACCGGAAGGCGATCGAGAAGACGCTCGACGTCGACCTGACCGAGGAGGACATGAACAAGCTGATGCCCAGCGACATCCGGGACTGGTTCGAGGACATCCCCGGCGAGGACCTCGAAGTGCTCGGCATCAACCCCGAGCGCAGTCGCCCGGAGTGGATGATTCTGACGGTGCTGCCGGTGCCGCCGGTGACGGCGCGGCCGTCGATCACGCTGGACAACGGGCAGCGGAGCGAGGACGACCTCACGCACAAGCTCGTGGACATCATCCGCATCAACCAGCGGTTCATGGAGAACCGCGAGGCGGGTGCGCCCCAGCTCATCATCGAGGACCTCTGGGAACTGTTGCAGTATCACGTGACGACGTTCATGGACAACGAGATCTCGGGGACGCCGCCCGCCCGCCACCGTTCGGGTCGCCCCCTGAAGACGCTCAGTCAGCGCCTCAAGGGCAAGGAGGGCCGATTCCGAGGCTCGCTGTCCGGGAAGCGCGTGAACTTCTCGGCGCGGACCGTGATCAGTCCGGACCCGACGCTGTCCCTGAACGAGGTCGGCGTGCCCGACCGCGTGGCCAAGGAGATGACGCAGACGATGAACGTCACGGAGCGCAACCTCGCGGACGCGCGCCGGTACGTCAGTAACGGCCCCGAAGGCCACCCGGGTGCGAACTACGTGAAGCGCCCGGACGGTCGCCGCCTGAAGGTGACGGAGAAGAACTGCGAGGAGCTCTCGGAGAAGGTCGAGGCCGGCTGGGAGGTCAACCGCCACCTCGTGGACGGCGACATCGTCGTCTTCAACCGGCAGCCGAGCCTGCACCGGATGAGTATCATGGCGCACGAGGTCGTCGTGATGCCGTACAAGACGTTCCGCCTGAACACGGTCGTCTGTCCGCCGTACAACGCTGACTTCGACGGCGACGAGATGAACATGCACGCCCTCCAGAACGAGGAGGCGCGGGCTGAAGCGCGCGTCCTGATGCGCGTCCAGGAGCAGATTCTCTCGCCGCGGTTCGGCGAGAACATCATCGGCGCGATCCAGGACCACATCAGCGGGACGTACCTCTTGACGAACCAGAACCCGCAGTTCAACGAGACGCAGGCGCTCGACTTGCTGCGAGCGACGCGCATCGACGAGCTGCCGGCGCCGAGCGGGCACGACGAGACCGACGAGCCGTACTGGACGGGCCGGGACATCTTCTCGGAGCTGCTGCCGGACGACCTGAACCTCGAGTTCCGTGGGACCGTCGGCGACGACGTCGTCGTCGAGGACGGCGTGCTCGTCGAGGGCACGATCGCGGAGGACGAGGTCGGCGAGTTCGGCGGGCAGATCGTCGACACGATCGTGAAGGTGTACGGGACGACGCGTGCGCGCATCTTCATCAACGAGGTCGCGGCGCTCGCGATGCGCTCGATCATGCACTTCGGGTTCTCGATCGGGATCGACGACGAGACGATCCCCGGCGAAGCCCAGGAGCGCATCGACGAGACGATCGACGAGGCGTACGACCGCACCGAGGAGCTCATCGAGACGTACGAGGCCGGCGAACTCGAGAGTCTGCCGGGGCGGACGGTCGACGAGACGCTCGAGATGAAGATCATGCAGACGCTCGGGAAGGCCCGCGACAACGCGGGCGACATCGCCGAGGAGCACTTCGACGAGGACAACCCGGCGGTCGTCATGGCGAACTCGGGTGCGCGTGGGTCGATGCTGAACCTCACGCAGATGGCTGGCGCGGTCGGCCAGCAGGCGGTTCGCGGGAACCGCATCAACCGCGGGTACGAGGACCGCACCCTGTCGCACTACAAGAAGGACGACCTGAGCGCTGACGCCCATGGTTTCGTGGAGAACTCCTACACGGGTGGACTCACTCCGCGGGAGTTCTTCTTCCACGCGATGGGTGGCCGCGAGGGCCTCGTGGACACGGCGGTTCGGACGTCGAAGTCCGGGTACCTCCAGCGCCGCCTCATCAACGCACTCTCCGAGCTGGAGACGCAGTACGACGGCACGGTCCGGGACACCTCGGACACGATCGTCCAGTTCGAGTTCGGCGAGGACTCGACGAGTCCGGTGCAGGTCGCGCACGACGCGGACAACGGCGTGGACGTCGACCAGATCGCGGACCGCATCCTCGACAACGAGTTCGCGGACGACCGCTCGAAGGCGGAGTTCCTCGGCGACGAGGCGCGCCCGACGAACCTCAGCGAGCACGCGGACGCGCGTCGTAACCCCGACCTCCTCACGGAGGTGGAGTCGGATGACTGA